The stretch of DNA CATCGTATCCGCCTCGAAGTTTCGAGTAGCAACTTTCCCCGCTTCGATCGCAATCTCAACACAGGTGGTGATACTGCGACTGATACGATCGGTCGGCCTGCAGTACAGCACGTGTTTCACGGTGGAACACAGGCATCGCATGTAGTGTTGCCCGTAGTGCCGCAGAAATAACTCACGGCCCGGATGAGGGGAGGAACCGTGGGGGGAGCGTTTCTTGCTCTCCTCTATTGCTCGTATGGTCCCAGCGACCATCAAAACTGCCATCCGCTCGTTTTTGCGAGCAAAGCCTACAGTGATCGATCGTTCTCACCCGGCGATGCAAGCTACGGTACGAGCTTATCGGCATCGCTTTTCTCGATGAGATCGGAAAGAGCCCATCATTCTGACTAGTGATGCGCACTGCCACAATAAGCAAAGAAAAGCGACATCTTATCGACTCACGCTAAAGCCGAGCCGGTCGAGGAATTCGCGGGTGCGTGGCGCTTCAGCGGCTCTATCGGGCTGAGACAGATCGGTTGCAAGCCGATGCAAATCGCTTGCTTCATCAACATCGTACCAAGAGGGTAAAAGCTTTACCTTGAGGTTATGTCGCTGCGCTTGGGCGAGGGTTTCCTGCAACACTGCAGGCGTACTCCACGAGATATTCTCGAACAGCACGGCATGTGGCTCTCGCATACCGATCAGACAATACCCACCATCCTCGGTGGGGTTCAGCACAACATTACAGCCAGGATCGCCAAGTAGCGTAAACGCTTCTTGAAGGTGTGAGCGTGGCAACGTGGGAATATCACTACCGATGAGGACAACTTTTCTTGGTTCCTGTTGTTGGAGATCGCGAAAGACGTTGAGCTCACGTTCGCCTAACGAATGTCCACGTTGGGCAACGTAGTGAACTGGAAACGACAACAGGGCACGAAAAACGGACTCACTGTCAGTCGGGGTAAAAGCGACGTACACCTGAACGTCAGGAAGCGAGCACGCTCGTTCGACGGTATCAATCAAGAAATATGTGGCTAACCCCGCTGCCTGCTCCAAAGTCATTGGCGGGCACAAGCGTGTTTTCACCTGGCCGACGATTGGTGCTTTGGCAAAGATGATGAGAGTGTTGGACATAGGGGACAGAAACGTAATACGTAAAACGTAAAGAGGAAAGCCTCCTGCGTGAGGCGTAAAAGGGCACGGGGTGGTTACGTTTTACTCTTTACACTCTTTCAAAATTACGCATTACGGATTACGCATTACGTGTTATGAACCCAGCCGACGAAATCGTTGCCATCGTTGATGAACAAAACAATGTGATTGGTGCCGTGCCGCGACGGGAGATGCGGGCGAAGCGGATGCTGCATCGCAGTACCTACATCCTCGTGTTTAACACTGAGGGTGAGATCTATGTGCAGAAGCGCACGATGACGAAAGATGTCTTTCCTGGCTATTTTGATCCTGCCACTGGCGGTGTTGTCCTTGCTGGTGAAAGCTACGAAGAAAGTGCGGTGCGCGAACTGGAAGAAGAGATGGGAATTCGTGATGTGCCGCTGACGACACTATTTGACTTCTACTTTGAAGATGAGCGCTCACGGGTGTGGGGCCGAGCGTTTTCCTGTACCTACGATGGCAAGATCGTTCCGCAAGTGGAAGAAGTCCAGTACGTGGAAATGATGACGACTGATGACATTCTACGGCGGGCAGCGAATGAGCAGTTCACTCCCGATGGGTTACTTGTGGTTCGACGTTATCTTGAGGAGCGACGAGCGTCATGAAATTTGGTCTGCATTTCTTGCTACAAGATCCACCTAACGGGGAGAATCTCCCACGCTTATACGACGAAGTCTTTGAACAAGCCGAGCTCGCAGAAAAGCTTGGTTTTGATGCGTTCTTTGTTCCCGAGCATCATCAGATGCCTGATGGGTATATGCCAGCGCCGCTCACGTTTCTTGCTGCACTTGCTGCGCGGACCAAACGTGCCGAGCTTGGTACTGGCATTATGCAGTTGCCACTCTTTCACCCTTTGCAAATCGCCGAACAAGGTGCAGTGATCGATAATCTGTCGCGTGGGCGCTTCATTCTTGGCGCTGGACTTGGCTTGATTCAAAAGGAGTTCGATGTCTTTCAGATTCCGCTCAATGAAGCAGCTTCGCGGTTTACGGAGTCAGTTGAGATTCTCAAACGCGCTTGGGCTGGTGAGACGTTTTCGCATCACGGTCGTCACTACCAGTTTACTGATGTAGCGATTACTCCACGTCCGGTTCGTCGACCACGGCCACCAATCTGGGTTGGGGCGATGTCGGAGATAACGTTGAAACGCACTGGTCGTATCGGTGACGGCTGGATTTCTGATCCGTTGCATAACTTCGATGTCATGAAAGCGTGGGGGCAGATTTATCGTGATGCTGCCGCCAAGGCCGAGAATCCGCGCGTGGAGATTGCATTGATGCGTGACGCCTGGGTTGCAGAAAGCCGCGCCGAAGTCGAACGTGTCTGGTGGCCACACATTCAAGCCTACCATTTGTTCTATCTGCACTTGGGCTTCTTTTCCTCCGGGCGCTTTAACTCACAGTGGGAACCGTGGGTAAAGGATATAAAATCAGATGCCGAATGGAATTTTGCTCGTGTCGCCCCGAACCGGCTGATCTGCGGCACTCCTGACGATGTAGTGGCTGAAATCAAACGCTACCAACGTGAGATCGGCTGTCAGTACATGATTCTGATGTTGCGTCACCCCACCGGCCCGAGTCATCAAGAGACAATGAAGTGCATTGAATTGTTGGGGACAAAAGTGCTACCGGAGTGTAAGTAGCATTGGCTTTGCCATTACTCGGGCAATCCTTGCGCCTTTCCAGGCTCGTTGGGACCAGCTAAGCTTCACGCTGCGAAAGCGTACAAATTCACGGAGTATTTTGAGGACGAAGTCTCGCGAAAGCGCCCGTACTTGAAAAAGGAATGGTGCATTCAAGTGCTGGAAAATCCGATTCGCAGTGAACCGCAAGAGAAAAACCGGTTTCGCTTCTGGAGAGTGATTCCTGAATTTGACAATCGCATCATACGAGTTGTTACATTGGAGGACAGAGTAACCATCCACAACGCCTTCCCTGATCGGAGGTTCAAACCATGAAGCTCACTTATTACCCTGAGACAGATTCGCTCTACATTGATCTCTCTGAGCAACCAAGCGTAGATAGTCAGGAAATTTCCGAAGGGATCGTTCTCGATTACGACGCCAGCGGAAACCTCGTCGGAATCGATATTGATAATGCCAGCCAGAAGGTCCAACTCAAAGAACTCACGCTCAGCAAGCTGCCAACGGCGATTCAGACTATCGTGGCTTAGTGGAGGTACGAGCGGAGTATGCGCGACGCGTACAAGCGTCTATTGCGCCTTCTCTCCTGACGGACAGTACACAACGCCGAGGAGTCTGAGCGTGCTACGTACCTACAAAGCGATTCTTCGTGATACTCAAGTCGAGTGACTTGATCAGCCGCCAGGGAAGTCCGGTGCTGTGCAAGTCTATATTACAGTGCTGGACGAACCGACTCTTGATGTATTGCCAGAGCGGGGGTGAGCGATGGCAGAGGCCTTAGCGGAATTGGCACGCAGAGGTCCGTTTGCTGAGATCCCTGATGCGGTTACATGGCAGCAAGAACTACGATCCGAGCGAGCTTTACCAGGCCGGGAGCCCTGATGCTTCTGGACAGCAATATCATCATCTACGCGGCGCAACCGCAGCATGCTGCATTCCTTCCTTCCACAAAAATCTCCACCCTGAACCCCTAGCTATCAGTCTTCGTGCAGTTTATTAAATGACGTACTCGACCGTGCTTTGGGGGAAAGATAAGCACGATCAAGGGTTGAAGCCACGACTGCGATGACAATTCATGAGCACGTTGACCGAACTCTTTGACCAACACCGTCACGAACTCCAACAGCGTTCACGTGACGAACTGCCACCAGAACAAGTTGTGCAGGAAGTCAAAAGCTGGCTGGGATCTCTCCTGGCACTCGCGAGCCGAGAAAAAGATCGGAGTCTAACCGAACGACGTCTGTTGGGTTTTCTGGTCGATGTGGTGAACTCTGGCGTGGCAACGCTGGTCAGTTGTGAACAGACACCGCCCACAGCTCAACGTGCTGTTCGAGGATCAGCCTCCGCCAGTCGGGGAGATTGGTTTCTGCGCATCGTTCGCCTGCTATTGGCTGCGGCATTAGGTGGTGTGTTGTATCAGATCGAGAACCTCTTCGGTCTTACCCTCCTTGTGGCGTTGGTACTCCTTGATGTTCGTGAGTGGTTGATGAAGCCAGCTGTTGCTACTCCCGCGACAGCTCTGCCAGAGCCTGCCTTGGCTATCCGGGTCAACAGCAACATGCTCCTATCTCGTCTGCGTGAGACCCTCCGTGCCGTCGATGCCACGGTGACCGAGGTTACTCAACCGCTGTCAGTACCTGCAAGCGCGCTAGGAGAGGATGCGGCCTTTCTCGAACTGTTCCAAGAATTACTTTACGCCGCTTCTGTCGAGGACGGGACCTTTGCCCTCAAACAACTCAAGCCGCTGATCTTTCTGCTTGAGAAGCATGGGATCCGAGTTGAACGCTTTACTGCCGAACGTTCGTTTCTGTTTGACGCAGTGCCGAGCCTGGATGAGAAAAGTCACAGCTGGCGGACCCTCAAACCAGCACTGGTGAGTAAAGAGGGTAAGCCGCTCAGACGCGGGCTCGTGGCCGAACCGGCCAACAAAGAAAGAGGCCATTAGCGTGAAGCCTGACGTAGAGATTGTCGGTTTCGACCTCGGGCATGGTGAAACGGCGGTGGCGTTGGCGATGTTTGCCGCAACTACTGAGCCGCAGATCCTCGATATCCATGGCAGCAAGAGTATCCTTACTGCTGTCGCCCAACATCCAAGCCGTGGGATCCTCATTGGCGATGATGCCTTTATGGCGCGTAATGTCA from Deltaproteobacteria bacterium encodes:
- a CDS encoding glycosyltransferase: MSNTLIIFAKAPIVGQVKTRLCPPMTLEQAAGLATYFLIDTVERACSLPDVQVYVAFTPTDSESVFRALLSFPVHYVAQRGHSLGERELNVFRDLQQQEPRKVVLIGSDIPTLPRSHLQEAFTLLGDPGCNVVLNPTEDGGYCLIGMREPHAVLFENISWSTPAVLQETLAQAQRHNLKVKLLPSWYDVDEASDLHRLATDLSQPDRAAEAPRTREFLDRLGFSVSR
- a CDS encoding LLM class flavin-dependent oxidoreductase, which codes for MKFGLHFLLQDPPNGENLPRLYDEVFEQAELAEKLGFDAFFVPEHHQMPDGYMPAPLTFLAALAARTKRAELGTGIMQLPLFHPLQIAEQGAVIDNLSRGRFILGAGLGLIQKEFDVFQIPLNEAASRFTESVEILKRAWAGETFSHHGRHYQFTDVAITPRPVRRPRPPIWVGAMSEITLKRTGRIGDGWISDPLHNFDVMKAWGQIYRDAAAKAENPRVEIALMRDAWVAESRAEVERVWWPHIQAYHLFYLHLGFFSSGRFNSQWEPWVKDIKSDAEWNFARVAPNRLICGTPDDVVAEIKRYQREIGCQYMILMLRHPTGPSHQETMKCIELLGTKVLPECK
- the yfcD gene encoding NUDIX hydrolase YfcD; this translates as MNPADEIVAIVDEQNNVIGAVPRREMRAKRMLHRSTYILVFNTEGEIYVQKRTMTKDVFPGYFDPATGGVVLAGESYEESAVRELEEEMGIRDVPLTTLFDFYFEDERSRVWGRAFSCTYDGKIVPQVEEVQYVEMMTTDDILRRAANEQFTPDGLLVVRRYLEERRAS
- a CDS encoding DUF2283 domain-containing protein; this translates as MKLTYYPETDSLYIDLSEQPSVDSQEISEGIVLDYDASGNLVGIDIDNASQKVQLKELTLSKLPTAIQTIVA